In Lytechinus variegatus isolate NC3 chromosome 18, Lvar_3.0, whole genome shotgun sequence, a single genomic region encodes these proteins:
- the LOC121432044 gene encoding extracellular superoxide dismutase [Cu-Zn]-like isoform X2: MNRKDRVKMFTCKYCKRSTWVMIFLVIFLSVIIVSSQAMTISRDELSQLFDGFLDKIEQRSDENSAEVKENPRQIPQIVDDAEENRSKLSQRLASILHELNEEESDSDTMTRPSTSESQEQDQNADAVLMELLNEGRNMAHHQNKTTENEDSHDDNVEAEDANENASGMYDFATCELRLNERLEPMTLVKYHGLRGTVNFRQNRSNGSLEVLIRLFGLIPSNMNSQGHGVYIREFGDLRDGCHRLGPILNSDSEDDSNRSSGMLAVVSPDGSGYAQYRSTEVAHFDLAGSNSLYGRSIVIEENQNTFSAPLGCCVIGVTRDVGDWM, encoded by the exons atgaatcgCAAGGATCGTGTCAAGatgtttacatgtaaatattgtaaacGCTCAACATGGGTAATGATCTTCTTGGTGATTTTTCTGTCGGTAATTATTGTCTCGTCACAAG CCATGACGATTTCTCGCGACGAACTGTCCCAACTCTTTGACGGGTTTCTCGACAAAATCGAACAACGGAGCGACGAAAACTCCGCCGAAGTCAAAGAGAACCCTCGTCAGATCCCGCAGATCGTCGACGACGCCGAAGAAAACCGCTCCAAACTCTCCCAAAGACTCGCATCCATCCTACACGAACTGAACGAAGAAGAATCGGATAGTGATACGATGACAAGGCCGTCGACGTCGGAGAGTCAGGAGCAGGACCAAAATGCCGATGCCGTCCTGATGGAACTCCTGAACGAGGGTCGAAACATGGCTCATCACCAAAACAAAACCACGGAGAACGAGGATTctcatgatgataatgttgaagCTGAAGAcgcaaatgaaaat GCGTCGGGTATGTACGACTTTGCTACATGTGAGCTGAGACTCAACGAAAGACTCGAACCCATGACCTTGGTAAAATACCACGGGCTCAGAGGTACAGTCAACTTTCGACAAAAC AGATCTAATGGGTCACTTGAGGTACTGATTCGTCTTTTCGGTCTTATTCCAAGCAACATGAATAGCCAAGGTCATGGCGTTTACATCCGGGAGTTTGGTGATCTTCGAGATGGCTGCCATCGGCTTGGACCAATCTTAAATTCCGATAGCGAGGATGACTCGAACAG GTCGTCTGGTATGTTAGCCGTCGTATCACCCGATGGGAGTGGCTATGCTCAATATAGATCTACAGAGGTTGCACACTTTGACTTGGCAGGAAGTAATAGTCTGTACGGAAGGTCGATTGTG ATTGAGGAGAATCAGAACACATTCAGTGCTCCATTGGGCTGTTGCGTCATCGGAGTAACACGTGATGTCGGAGATTGGATGTGA
- the LOC121432044 gene encoding extracellular superoxide dismutase [Cu-Zn]-like isoform X1 encodes MNRKDRVKMFTCKYCKRSTWVMIFLVIFLSVIIVSSQAMTISRDELSQLFDGFLDKIEQRSDENSAEVKENPRQIPQIVDDAEENRSKLSQRLASILHELNEEESDSDTMTRPSTSESQEQDQNADAVLMELLNEGRNMAHHQNKTTENEDSHDDNVEAEDANENENASGMYDFATCELRLNERLEPMTLVKYHGLRGTVNFRQNRSNGSLEVLIRLFGLIPSNMNSQGHGVYIREFGDLRDGCHRLGPILNSDSEDDSNRSSGMLAVVSPDGSGYAQYRSTEVAHFDLAGSNSLYGRSIVIEENQNTFSAPLGCCVIGVTRDVGDWM; translated from the exons atgaatcgCAAGGATCGTGTCAAGatgtttacatgtaaatattgtaaacGCTCAACATGGGTAATGATCTTCTTGGTGATTTTTCTGTCGGTAATTATTGTCTCGTCACAAG CCATGACGATTTCTCGCGACGAACTGTCCCAACTCTTTGACGGGTTTCTCGACAAAATCGAACAACGGAGCGACGAAAACTCCGCCGAAGTCAAAGAGAACCCTCGTCAGATCCCGCAGATCGTCGACGACGCCGAAGAAAACCGCTCCAAACTCTCCCAAAGACTCGCATCCATCCTACACGAACTGAACGAAGAAGAATCGGATAGTGATACGATGACAAGGCCGTCGACGTCGGAGAGTCAGGAGCAGGACCAAAATGCCGATGCCGTCCTGATGGAACTCCTGAACGAGGGTCGAAACATGGCTCATCACCAAAACAAAACCACGGAGAACGAGGATTctcatgatgataatgttgaagCTGAAGAcgcaaatgaaaatgaaaat GCGTCGGGTATGTACGACTTTGCTACATGTGAGCTGAGACTCAACGAAAGACTCGAACCCATGACCTTGGTAAAATACCACGGGCTCAGAGGTACAGTCAACTTTCGACAAAAC AGATCTAATGGGTCACTTGAGGTACTGATTCGTCTTTTCGGTCTTATTCCAAGCAACATGAATAGCCAAGGTCATGGCGTTTACATCCGGGAGTTTGGTGATCTTCGAGATGGCTGCCATCGGCTTGGACCAATCTTAAATTCCGATAGCGAGGATGACTCGAACAG GTCGTCTGGTATGTTAGCCGTCGTATCACCCGATGGGAGTGGCTATGCTCAATATAGATCTACAGAGGTTGCACACTTTGACTTGGCAGGAAGTAATAGTCTGTACGGAAGGTCGATTGTG ATTGAGGAGAATCAGAACACATTCAGTGCTCCATTGGGCTGTTGCGTCATCGGAGTAACACGTGATGTCGGAGATTGGATGTGA